A window of the Tripterygium wilfordii isolate XIE 37 chromosome 12, ASM1340144v1, whole genome shotgun sequence genome harbors these coding sequences:
- the LOC120011557 gene encoding heterogeneous nuclear ribonucleoprotein 1: MDGQDNGAIRDVEPIDVRSADNVEDDRSQPHTGDGASPGKIFIGGLARETTSAQFVKYFGKYGEITDSVIMKDRKTGHPRGFGFVTYADPSVVDTIIQETHIINGKQVEIKRTIPKGAAGSRDFRTRKIFVGGIPTTVGEDEFRDFFAQFGEVIEHQIMRDHATNRSRGFGFITFETDQAVEEILEKGNRLELDGAQVEIKKAEPKKPNQPPPSSKRYNDSRASFDSGFGDAYGGFGGGSGFGGGYRSGGAYGGRMGAYGGYGGGELGGYGGYGGTGIGAYRGDPSLGYSGRYGGGLSRGYDLGGGYGGPGEYGGYGAAGAGSGTGYGGGYGSGYDSGLGGGYGSSSLGGGYGSGSGGSFYGSRGGYGGAGSGTGRYHPYGR, from the exons ATGGACGGGCAAGATAACGGAGCTATTCGCGATGTAGAACCTATCGATGTCAGATCTGCTGACAACGTAGAAGATGACAGGTCTCAACCTCACACTGGTGACGGCGCCAGTCCAGG AAAAATTTTTATTGGAGGTTTAGCAAGAGAAACAACTTCAG CTCAATTTGTCAAGTATTTTGGAAAGTATGGTGAAATTACGGATTCTGTGATAATGAAGGACCGGAAAACAGGGCACCCTCGTGGATTTGGGTTTGTAACTTATGCAGATCCTTCTGTTGTTGATACAATCATTCAGGAGACACATATTATAAATGGAAAACAG GTGGAAATTAAGCGAACTATACCCAAGGGAGCTGCTGGCTCTAGGGATTTCAGAACTAGGAAAATTTTTGTGGGCGGAATTCCAACAACTGTGGGTGAAG ATGAATTCAGGGACTTCTTTGCTCAGTTTGGGGAGGTAATTGAACACCAAATCATGCGGGACCATGCCACAAATCGTTCTCGTGGTTTTGGATTTATTACATTTGAAACAGATCAAGCTGTTGAGGAAATCTTGGAGAAGGGCAACAGACTAGAGTTGGATGGAGCACAG GTGGAGATCAAGAAGGCGGAGCCCAAGAAGCCCAACCAACCACCTCCCTCATCCAAGCGTTATAATGATTCTAGGGCTTCTTTTGACAGTGGTTTTGGGGATGCTTATGGTGGCTTTGGGGGTGGCAGTGGCTTCGGTGGTGGGTATAGATCTGGCGGGGCTTATGGAGGTAGAATGGGTGCTTATGGGGGATATGGCGGAGGAGAATTAGGTGGATATGGAGGATATGGTGGCACTGGCATTGGGGCTTATAGGGGAGACCCATCCCTTGGATACTCAGGTCGTTATGGAGGAGGCTTGAGCAGAGGCTATGATCTTGGAGGTGGTTATGGGGGCCCAGGTGAGTATGGAGGATATGGTGCTGCTGGTGCTGGCAGTGGCACTGGCTATGGGGGTGGGTATGGGAGTGGCTATGATAGTGGCCTTGGTGGCGGGTATGGAAGCAGCAGCCTTGGTGGCGGGTATGGAAGTGGCAGTGGTGGGTCATTCTACGGAAGTAGAGGGGGATATGGTGGCGCAGGAAGTGGTACGGGGCGATACCACCCTTATGGCAGGTAG
- the LOC120010234 gene encoding F-box/LRR-repeat protein 4: protein MDRVLCDELLQDIFTRLFQSSPSSSSSVSLVSKRWLHLYRASKTSLSLQLDPRTSTIPTLSVLLSHYPFISSLSLLVSSSSTSTTTNFNDQVLFVVSSSCFSYLKQLRFLAGPVRVSSLLALSRTCKNLTSLSISLSRPLSFNWVVSFSCLKELYVCVCGGDGIEEEFDWNRGYRLFPNQELEVELGLESLSLSGIRADDWGIGWLWRSCKRLKTLQLKSCEGICDGGSFVRCLKGLEEVELRTCRSIVDGVLLKLADNCDYLTSLLVYDGGSKEGLLQFISNCRSNLQNLDLRLPLDLDNDHLSSIAVNLRGLSTLRLQSCCLVTGEGLMTLGISMNSRLEELSLINCDVVEREPGLLATLGQNLKQLRKLDLSYNEMLLDKEFILMLISCSYLIELKLRGCRGLTGLTIQSILKSCKKLESIDIMHCGGIGAESVELFVMNSPRLRRVQVEETKLSDVARTWASNRFIEVVA, encoded by the coding sequence ATGGATAGGGTGTTGTGTGATGAACTTCTTCAAGATATTTTCACAAGACTCTTTCaatcatctccatcttcatcttcatcagtTTCTCTGGTGTCCAAGCGTTGGCTTCATCTCTACAGGGCTTCAAAAACCTCACTTTCTCTGCAGCTGGACCCTCGCACCTCCACAATTCCTACTTTGTCAGTTCTTCTCTCTCACTACCCTTTTATTTCATCTCTGTCTCTACTTGTTTCCTCTAGTAGCACCTCTACAACTACCAATTTTAATGACCAAGTTTTATTCGTAGTCTCCTCCTCCTGCTTCTCTTATCTTAAGCAATTGAGGTTTTTAGCTGGTCCTGTTCGTGTTTCTTCTTTGCTAGCTCTGTCTAGAACATGTAAGAATCTTACTTCTCTGTCTATTTCCCTGTCTAGGCCTCTGTCTTTCAATTgggttgtttctttttcttgtttgaaggagttatatgtgtgtgtctgtggTGGTGATGGTATTGAGGAGGAATTTGATTGGAATAGAGGATATAGATTGTTCCCAAATCAGGAACTTGAGGTGGAATTGGGTTTGGAGAGTCTTAGTTTATCTGGGATTCGTGCAGATGATTGGGGTATTGGTTGGCTATGGAGGAGCTGCAAGAGGCTTAAGACATTGCAGTTGAAGAGCTGTGAGGGTATTTGTGATGGAGGGTCTTTTGTTAGGTGCTTAAAGGGTCTTGAAGAAGTTGAATTAAGGACTTGCAGAAGCATAGTTGATGGGGTTTTATTGAAATTGGCAGATAATTGTGATTATTTGACTTCTCTGTTGGTTTATGATGGTGGCAGTAAAGAAGGGTTGCTTCAATTCATAAGCAACTGTAGGAGTAATTTGCAGAACCTCGATCTTCGCTTACCATTAGACCTCGATAACGATCATCTCTCCTCTATTGCAGTGAATTTAAGAGGTCTATCGACTCTGAGGCTTCAAAGTTGTTGTCTTGTCACTGGTGAGGGCCTAATGACTCTTGGAATTTCCATGAATTCAAGGCTTGAAGAATTGTCACTGATTAATTGTGATGTTGTTGAAAGAGAACCTGGGTTGCTTGCCACATTGGGACAGAATTTAAAGCAGTTGAGGAAGCTGGACTTGTCTTACAATGAAATGTTACTTGATAAGGAGTTTATATTAATGCTTATTTCGTGTAGTTATTTGATCGAATTGAAGTTGAGAGGGTGTAGGGGACTCACTGGTTTGACAATTCAATCTATACTTAAGAGTTGCAAGAAGTTGGAGAGTATTGATATTATGCATTGTGGTGGGATTGGGGCCGAGTCTGTGGAGTTGTTTGTCATGAATTCTCCACGGCTGAGACGGGTTCAAGTTGAGGAAACCAAGCTTTCTGATGTTGCGAGGACCTGGGCATCAAATCGATTCATCGAGGTTGTTGCTTAA